Proteins found in one Oscillatoria nigro-viridis PCC 7112 genomic segment:
- a CDS encoding RNA-guided endonuclease InsQ/TnpB family protein, translating to MRTSYQYRLRPTKLQATEIDRWLSMLCAQYNYLLADRFNWYEQNRSSINACPLVCYLPELRDNPDYYSQKKTLPHLKKTHPWYAGIYSQVLQDVVKRVKVTFERFLKGDSSGKRSGRPRFKPRSRYRTFTYPQVKDGCLQNNLINLPMLGKVKVILHRSIPAGLKIKTVSITKKADGYYVTLSLEDSTVPEIKPDFNPQKIVGIDVGLKDFLTTSENETVAIPQHYRKAQKRLRTIQKRVSRRKKGSNRRQKAVKQLGKCHKKVADKRKDFHFKTANDLLKKYDVVAVEDLNVKGLARTKLAKSVLDAGWSRFLSILTNKAVNAGLLVIPVSAYNTSQDCSSCGEKVPKKLHERWHDCPNCGCSLDRDHNAAIVIKNRAVGHPVFKAQLMSEAIAGVAEKPAPYCTQWV from the coding sequence ATGAGAACTTCTTACCAGTATCGATTACGTCCAACAAAGTTGCAAGCCACTGAGATTGACAGATGGTTGTCAATGTTGTGTGCACAGTACAACTATTTGTTGGCAGATCGATTCAACTGGTACGAACAAAACCGCTCCTCCATCAATGCGTGTCCGCTAGTTTGCTACTTGCCTGAACTGCGAGATAATCCAGATTACTACAGTCAGAAAAAGACGTTACCTCACCTCAAAAAAACTCATCCTTGGTATGCCGGGATTTACTCTCAAGTCCTCCAAGATGTAGTTAAACGAGTTAAAGTAACTTTCGAGCGTTTTTTAAAAGGTGATAGCAGCGGAAAACGTAGCGGTAGACCAAGATTTAAACCACGTAGTCGTTACCGCACGTTTACTTATCCTCAAGTTAAAGACGGCTGTCTACAAAATAACTTAATCAACTTGCCGATGCTCGGAAAAGTTAAAGTTATTTTACACCGTTCAATACCTGCTGGCTTAAAAATCAAAACTGTCTCTATCACCAAAAAAGCTGATGGTTACTATGTGACTCTCAGCTTAGAAGATTCAACAGTCCCTGAAATAAAACCCGATTTCAATCCTCAAAAGATTGTTGGAATTGATGTAGGGCTGAAAGATTTTTTGACAACCTCAGAAAACGAGACTGTGGCAATTCCTCAACATTACCGCAAAGCTCAAAAACGCCTGCGAACCATTCAGAAGCGAGTCTCACGTCGCAAAAAAGGCAGTAACCGCAGGCAAAAAGCAGTTAAGCAACTGGGGAAGTGTCACAAGAAAGTAGCGGACAAACGTAAAGACTTTCATTTCAAAACTGCCAACGATCTTTTGAAGAAATATGATGTTGTTGCAGTTGAAGACTTGAATGTTAAGGGACTTGCTCGTACAAAGCTAGCTAAATCTGTGTTGGATGCTGGGTGGTCAAGGTTTCTGTCGATACTGACAAACAAAGCCGTAAATGCTGGTTTGTTGGTGATTCCAGTAAGTGCCTACAATACTTCACAAGATTGTTCTAGTTGTGGTGAAAAAGTACCAAAAAAGCTGCATGAAAGATGGCACGACTGTCCGAATTGTGGATGCAGTCTTGACCGCGACCATAATGCAGCTATCGTGATTAAAAATAGGGCGGTGGGTCATCCCGTCTTTAAAGCTCAGTTAATGTCCGAAGCAATAGCTGGAGTCGCTGAGAAGCCTGCACCATACTGTACGCAGTGGGTGTAG
- a CDS encoding type II toxin-antitoxin system ParD family antitoxin — protein MNVSLTPELEQYVQEKVSSGLYYSASEVIREGLRLLKEREQFQQTRLQELRQEIQVGLDSGEATPLDMPAIKAKARQRRRRKPQ, from the coding sequence ATGAACGTGTCTTTGACACCAGAGTTAGAGCAGTATGTCCAGGAGAAAGTCTCAAGCGGACTGTATTATTCTGCTAGCGAGGTAATCCGTGAAGGGTTGCGCCTGTTGAAAGAACGGGAACAATTCCAGCAAACTCGCTTGCAGGAATTGCGGCAGGAAATTCAGGTAGGGCTAGACAGCGGTGAGGCAACTCCCTTGGATATGCCAGCAATCAAGGCAAAAGCGCGGCAGCGTCGGCGGAGGAAACCGCAGTAA